The DNA region tgaaaacaaagagaattagGTGTTTATGTACGAGAAAAACAGATTTTGATTCATAAGCTGacacaagatggagctcaaagaaatagtgtatttggctcaataataaggtatatcacatggagtgaaagaaggtaggattatgaatgcatcatggagatgaataGAGTGAATGACCAAAGTCACGGAATTGGGGATTTGATAACAATGACTGAAAAGGTATAGTTTGGAATCAAATGCCagggtatattggaatccataggagaaatgaaatttgtaccatagagggaaacgACATCTTAGCCAAAAATAAGGAATAAAATGGTTGGGTACGAGtcaaacaactctaggtacaaatgcGGACTGCTGatatatcgtcctaaaagggtatatatggaattccaaagaaaattgTGTTTAGTTTCAAAGAAATAATATGTCACTAGGGTGGACAGTTCATGATTGAAAGTAGATGACagatcatgaaagatatgaataGTGCCCTTAATGTGGAAGAAATAATTAGGAATGTGCTCGGaaaggattcacatcctcgtgcctacgtatttTCATCGTGCAATGAGtaaatcagagcattcgtagttcgtggaaccacgaaaACAAAAGAAAGGATAGATTGAAGTGATGAACAGTATAATTTATACCAACAAAATGGTAGCATGGGAACCCACAAAAGAGAGTGAACTTTGAACCGAAGAGTAAACAGGCGTCTTAGCCAAAAAAGGAAGCAATAAAATATTTGGGTCCGAcccaaacaactcttggttcacaaggtggacttccgttatatcgtcctaaaagggtatatacGGGGCCCAAAAGAAAGTATTGTTAGGTACAAGGAACAGTATATCACTTGTCGAGGAACAATTAATTTGAAATCAAAGAAGAAtggtatcttggatccatgaaggaatagACTCTGAACCGAAGAGTAAACATGCGTCTTAGtcaaaaaagaaggaattaaatgtttggaTACGAGCCAAATAACttttggttcacaaggtggaTTGTCGCTATATCATCATAAAAGGATGTACATGGAGTCCAAGGAAAGGTGATATTTGATCTCAAgaagatggtattgattgatgaatgaagaatgatagattaataaatagggtagctcgctGAGAATCTGAATTttcgtgcctacgtattctcactatgcaatgagaaagttagagctttcgtagttcagcctactagAGCTGGAAGTAAGATGATTGAGGCAAGAGATATGGTTGATAATGAAATATGAAGAGTGTTTGTCAGTTGTTAGATAtgaatcacactaaagtctatgaatgaaggtgGGTGTTTTGAATATctagggcctacgccccgtacgcaaagtcactctagacaaggataggagaaactccatctcatcattcctcattacttaaggctcatggtaTATGATATTTATCATAATTGACAAGTTGTTGAAGAAGAATCCTCTTTGCTGCTCCTTGGGTTGATATTGCTTTATGTGAAGAAGACTTGGCAATTTATTTGATTCGCATTGTATTAAATTCTATGAATGATGATGAATactttgaatagctagggcctacgcctcgtacgcaaagtcactctagacagGGGTAGGAGGAactccgtctcatcattcctcattacttaaggctcgtggcatatAATTTGAATCGTAGTTACCGAGTGTTGATCTTTGATATATCTTGTATAATTCATTACTTGCTTTGACTGAGGTGTCTTGCATGAAAGTCCGGACTTGAAGCTTGGAGATCCACAACATTAAAAGTAGTCCTATCAAGTAATCAAGGGAATTTTGATCACTTGATTAGACCGTGGGATTATACATGATCAAAGAATTTAGTTGATCAAAATTTATTTTGATCAACTTAAATTAATGGTTTGAATTAATTTAAAAACTGTGATTAACTTAATCTAACGGTTAAGATCATTCACAAGTTATTCTGAAGGAAGCATGCCATAATTAAAGTCATGTTAATTAGATACTTCATGAAAAATCAACTTGATTAAAACTAGCTAACTATTCTAAGTCAAATCTTAATCCTAAAGGAATATGCATTTCTATGACAAAAATAACAAACATAACCCCTAAGTGTAAAAAGGTCATTTCACATGAAATATTCAATTAAGTCCTAATTAATATCCTAACTAGAACCTAAAAATTAATCAAGTTCTAAGAAAACTATTTTAATCAAATCAAAGAAACCTAATTATTTCTAACTAAActaaaaaaataattaatattcTAATTAATCCTAATTTTAGTCTAATTAAAATTCTAAGCTAAATAGTCCTAAATTCTAGTTAATCTCTAAATtctaattaaatcctaaaatTTTGATTAACCTAAGCAAAAATGACTAATAATAATTAATCCTAATTAAGCTAAAAATTAGAACTAAACTTAATTAAACTAATAAGATGTTGGGGTGCAGAACTGGAAATGGATTGTGTACAGCAAATGGGCCTTAGGCCCAAAACCCTCATCCTACAAACAAAAAACTCGGCCCAAAGCAGTGCAACATGGGGTACGTGAATCAGGTTGGGATGATGATGTTGAAGGATGGTTAGGCCCATCATGCAGTAAGCCCAAAAAGAAACATTAGTTgccaaaacaaaacaaaaacaaaatgTTTAAATACACATAAATTATAATGTTTCACACTTCAAACACACATCAAAACTATTTTGTAACAAGACTATAAGAATGACGGTGGCGAGAGAAATGGTAATGGCAGACAGTCAGAGTAGCAGTTTAGTGAGAACAAGTTTTTATGActtattatttctattttttatgtTTGGAATTTGGACATGTACAAAATTTGAATTTAATAATGAGTTAAATCAAAGATTTAAGTAGGTATTTATAGTCATCGGTTTGGCGGTTCCTAAAAACTAAAACCGAGAATCAAACCAAACAACCTCGATTTTAATTGGTTTGATTTGGTTTTTGAATCGAACCTAAAACAATCGATTTTTTTCAATTTGATTTGGTTTGGATTGTTGATTTTTTTTATCCGCTTACATCCCCgttataaaaaataataatacattaatattaataaaaaaaaatattattattatttataaaaaattattctATTTTTGGGGTCAAATCTCTTGGATCACCACTCTTATAAATACAATATTTTCTCTATTCTTAATCGACTACGTCGTACTTTAAGAGTCTCACACAAATGAAACCCAAAAATATATATAACCGTTTAAGATTTTAGCAATAGCTTATCATATTATCATAGGTCATTGATCCAACTCTCATATTGTCATCCTTAATCTTAATCTGTCTCTAGTACACCATGTTAGTTGAATTTGGACATTACTCTAACAAGCTAGCTCAAAAGACAAGGATGTCCAAGCGCATATATACTTCCAACAACCCAAAAACCTCAATAGTTGAAAATGTGGAACTCATACAACTTCAATATAAAAAGCTAGTGTGTGGATGGAAATCATTCATATTTTTCTGTTAGATTAATATACGAGGATTCACAGTTGATAAATAAATGCTTTACTCAATGGAACAAAAGACAGAGGAAAAAAAAACTAGTGCTGTTCATAGAATCTCAAGGCCAACCTGAACCTATATATATGCCTACTGATAAGCTATGATGTTTTCAGAACCAGAAAAATCATGCTTCTGCAGAAACACCAACTAGCCGTTCCAATGTCTGCAACTGTTCATACGGAGCAATCTGCATCATATATATCTTAAAATGTCAAAAAATCAACTATACACCATACTTTATTGTACAAAGATAAAACTATGTAGCACAGTTGCTTAACTCTAAACAATTAACACTAAACTATCCTGCAACTTGAAGCTTTTTTTTTCAATGGAATTGTCTAATTTTTTGATGTGTATAATATATTTACCTGACTAAACCCATCGGGCCAAGTTATTGAAACTGCATAATTTCCCATCGGCTTAATTTCTTCGGGTTCAATATCTTCAACAACATCGGAATACAGCAATTTCTGCTCCCCGGTCCATTCATCCTGTTTAAAATAAAATTAGCTACTGATGAAATGAATAAACATCATTTCTTGTTTTGCTTTATGTCATGCAAAATTGAAACTGAATTTCTTTTTAATATCGACATACCACACTCTTGGCAGATCGATCGTTCCGCCTCACTGTTGCAGGATGCAGAAAGAATTCTTCATCTGAATCCGGTACTTTCACTTTAATTGCCTTGATTGATTTATCATAGGTTACAGCTGTTGAAACTGAATTGCAAATAACAAATATATAAATCATAGAAAATTGAAAAAATTTGTACTGAAAAAGAATAATTAGCTTGAGTATACACTTTCTTCTCAAATGTTATTAATCGAAAAAAGAATATACCTTGTTGACGTATTTTGGCACACTGTTGCACAACACATACTCCTAGATTTTGGAATATCTTCGAAACATCACCTTGAGGATCGGCCACCACTTCAGGCATTCCACTATCTCCAGAAGCAGATAACTGTTACAATTTTTCAAATATACTCGACTTGTTCTCAAATCATAGTTTGCATTCAGAAAAAAATAGTAAGAAGCATAGAACATTGAGAGAAGATAAGAAAAGGTTTATAGTATAAAAGACGAAGTAACATGAGATGACATACAGTCGGTCTAATAGGAAGATCGAACAGATGCGGTATCCCAAACTGCTGAACAACCTGTAAATATGATCAATCAGTCAAACATATGTCATAGACATTATGAAACCATTTTATAATAAGCATCATAAATATGTCAAGATTATTCCCTAAAATATGATTAAGCAAACAAAAAGTTAACATTCCGAAACGTTATACATGCCTCAGAACCTGAACCTCTACCAAACGGGTAGTATCTTTTCCCATCAGCATCAAAATGACACATGTTCTCGACAACAGCTACACAAGGTACCTTTTTGCATTAACAGACAAAATAATCTACATAAGTATGATATGTGATTGGAAAAACAAAATGTAATAGGTATGTCGTAGGATTGTAGAAGAATCACCTTAAGCTTTGAAAACATCCGAACACCTTTTGCAACATCGATGAACGATAGCTTTTGAGGAGTGGTAACAATTACAGCAGCAGTTAATGGGACTATCTGTAAGGATATACAATCAAATACAATGAATAAGAATTACAAACTAAAAAACAATGGCAAACAGTTATTGTCGGTGTTGACGTGTCAGTGCCATGTCCGATGTCTATGCTAGATAGATTAAAATGCAATGTAAAACAAGCTATAGGAATGGCAAGTTAGAACCTGGCATAAAGTGAGTTGAATATCTCCAGTTCCAGGAGGCATGTCAATAACAAGGTAATCCAGCTCGCCCCTACATTGTGTAAACAAATTCAAGAATGCATATCATGCATAACCGTTTTTATCTTCAATCTAATTTCTAGAGAGGACTAGAGTAATGTTATTATATAAAATAGTTATGTTTTTCAGAAATGCATACCACTCAGTTGTAGTGAGAAGTTGGTTAATGACTCCGGAAACCATAGGGCCGCGCATTATTGCACGTCCTTGTCCGGCAAATCCAAAAGAAACCAACTTGACTCCCATGTATTCGGTTGGAATTATGGTCTTCTTTTCTGGATTCTGCAGCAATACTTTAAACAATTAAGTTTCTTGTACATCACTAAATTAcatatttaaaaattaaaaaaaaaaaaacagaagGTTTATCGTATATTACCATTTCTAACAGTCGACTTTCAGGAGACACCATAGTTGGTAAGCTTGGACCATAAATATCCGCATCAAATATACCGACTCTAGCACCCATATCAGCTAAAGTATAAGCAAGGTTTACTGCTACAGTTGATTTCCCTACACCCCCCTACAAATTTAGATTTTTGAAAAAATTCAATCACGATTCATGACCGAAATTATGGTAGACAACTTAATATGACCAATATATGATGAGGAGATTCACCTTGCAACTGGATACAGCGATAATATTTGAAATTGTCTGTAGACCTACTGGAAGTTGCTCTGCATATAAAGGTTTCGCCGGCTGCGCTGACATCGTAACATTTACATTCTTGACCCAAGGGACCACCGCCACCACTTCATTTGCTTTCTGCTCAAACTGTCATATGCATATATAATCATTTTGTAGCCTCAAAACCACATGAGACTCAAATATCATATATGTAGAGACAAGAAACGAGGCATAATCGAGTACGGAAATATTTATTTACTTATCATGGAAAAGATACGCAATGtttcatttattattattatcccTTCTATATGCAATGAGTTTATAGAACAAAAGTCTACCACTCCAACCTACGTCAGATATGGCTCAAACAATGGCAATTGTGTCATTTACCACGTCCTTGATCGGACATGCTGGTGTAGTGAGCTCTAACCGAAACGACACCtgagattcaaatgaaaaacgtTTTGTTAGAACATTATCATTCATTCATTCACATGTGTTGTTTAGAGTTTGAGGCCGGTGATTTTAAGACCTCTCCTAGATCTTTATCGATCTTCATATCTTTCACGAATCCGCAAGTAACAATATCTGTTCCAAAGTCTGGATCAATGATCTGAGACAAGGCTTTCAACACATCATCCTCCGCTGTTCCAGTTGATACCGACGAAGTTCCAACTGCATGTATTAGAAAGCAATAAATAAACTGATATGATTTTGAACATGAAAATCCGCAGAAGCTGTGCTCATTCATCATGTAATCAGTATTCAACAAATCAATCAATGATCAATCATTGGATTTAGATTCATCTTTATAAACGAATTCCAAGAAGCATACATAATTAGGGTAtatttggattgacttatttgaaACTACCAACTGGCATAAGCACTTGCAAGGCTGCTTAGGAGAGCTTATGGAAACCGCATATGACATATTTATAAACTGTTTTCAGCTTATTTCTATAAGTTCTTCAGGATATCTTATTAAAAAAAGCTAATgcctttttcaaaaacaatttgAATTTATTTTACCTGTTACAGAAATAGCATATACATAAGCACTTATATGATAAGTGTCTATGCTATAAACACTTAATTAAGCTGTTTATCCATACCAAACTTTAAGCCCCAATTAACAATGATATTTTCACAACCCAATTATCCTTGTCAACAAAAAAAATTAACTTTTGCATACAGCTGAAACCATTGAGTAGAATTAAGCATAATTCATTTCATTCCATGCAGAGACAGAAAAAAAAAGGATAAAATTACCTTCAACAGAAGCAGCTCTAGCAGAAAAAGAGCTTTTTAAGATGACCCTTTTATTATAACAAGTCCATAATGAACTTTGTTCCCTTTGGGAGTGAATAGAAATCAAAGGTGAAGACTTTACATTCAGAGAAGAAGCAAGCAAACCTGAAAAAACAAAGCCAAAATTCAAAAAGATAAATTAAATTCATATGAAATGGTGATAAGGTAAAGAATTTTGGCAGTGGGTTCATAGTTTCATACCTCCCCATGTTGATGAGTGTGGTGGTTTTGGGGAATGGATAGAAAAGTGTGGTGAAGATGAAGCTTGAACAGCTTGCATTATGATTTGTGAGAGAGAAATCAGTGACAGTTTCTGAACCTCATGTTTCGGTTGCCATTATGTTATatatatgttttttttaattctaaaaaCTTTATCTTTTTTTTTTAGCCAAAATGTATATATTAAGTTCACTTTGCAATTTTCCAAGCCAATAATATAGATTTTTAATTATTCTAAAACAATTTCATTTTTTTAAGTGAATTTAGATTCTTACAAGAAGAATCTTTAGTAAGATTTTctttatttttcaaattttaatGATTAAAACTGATGTTTTAAAAATTGGCTCGTTGAAATGTTGATCATGTAATCAAATTAATGGAAACTAAAGAGGTAGATCAATTTGTATGTTTTAGGTGAGCTAAATGTAAGTAAATTGTTAGTTCAGTGATCAATCTCTAACgataatatttatttatatttatgtatAATGTAAATAAGTGGTTgatatttataaattaaaaattttaaaaaaattattgaaaacCAACATAAATCGTCCAAAATAGAAAAAACTAGTGAAGTGGAGGTTTTTAGGAATGGGAAGGATTATCGCTTATTCTTTTTCTcttaaaaaataattaattttgaGGTGCCTTAACTTAATTTAAGATTTCACTTTACTCTTTCATCTAATAAACGCTATTTTTTAGTCTCTCAAAAACTATTTTGTTAACCAACTTGATTATTTTTTGTTAAAGTTTGCCTAAAAATATCAACTTGTACTTAGGTGGCAATCCAGTCGGTAAAATTGGACAAACTGAGTCGCCAAACCCACTTTAAcctaaaaaaaattaattaaaacatcGGTCATTTTCTTCACATTCATCTTTTTCCCGTCCATCTTCTTCCCCAACCTCTTTCAGAGATTTGGGACGCTCAAGTACTAGAGAACTCCAAGTTGCGATctgtaataccctaattttcacCCATAAGATCCTttatcatttgcataacatcaAGGTCATCAAATACTTTTGTGTATCCTTATGTTTTGCTAACCccacaaaaataataatatatatatatatatatatatatatatatatatatatatatatatatatatatatatatatatatatatatatatatatatatcttgcTTTGTTTTGTTTGCAAGTTAGGATTTTGGCATCAAGAAGTTCAAGGGATGGATCAACCAAGGCTTAGTGTGATCATAAATATCTCAAGGTGATCAAGATTCCCCCTTCATCAACAATCAAAGTTTGTATTCACCTCAATTCAAGTTCATCAAGCCACAATTCATCTGGCACTCCAAATTAGGATTTTTGGTCAAAGTCAGCTTAATGTTGACTCTTTGACCAAAGCATGATCCTATGGCTTGAGGCATGATCCAATATCCTCAAATGTGTCCTCATAATCCACTCACATAATTCAAATGGCTCAAGAAGTTAGGTTCATGAGCAGATGAAAGTTTTGAACACAACTGATGAAAAGTCAACAAATGCctaaagtcaaagtttgacttttaagaTTTTTTGTCAACTATGGACTTTTCAAGTCAAGGATCATGAAAATATGATCAATGAAGTCATTTGATCAAGTTTAATAAAGAAAATCAAGATTACTTGCAAAAGGGGCAAAGATGGAGAATTTGAAATTTTCATTAAGTCCCTAAAAATCATGTCCAAGTACCCAACTTTCCAAGATCATAATTTATGATCCGAGCCACTACTTTCTTTTATCCAATGATCAAATTAAAGGTCTTGCTTCATACTTCAACTTTGCCCTAGGTGATGAAACCCCAAAAATGCATGGATGAGGAGATATAGGCTCATGAAGTGGAGGATTTATTTGCTCTTCAAGTGAGAACACTTGGTGAAATTTTCAGCATGCTGACCTAATCAAATGACCAACCTCATGCCAATTTTTCACCAAGATCGCAACTGATTCAAGCAAAgttctcaacatgaaagttgtagatcatgattccatctttccaaaatgtccaagagCAAGAATTTCCCATGCTTGAGCTAAGAGAATCGAATTTGGGAAGACAACATAATGAAATGGTTCCTAGGTCAAGTTACAAGCCAACTTGCATTGCAAATCCAAGCAAATCTACAAGATCTCCAAGTACAGGTGCTTCTTGCTTCCAAATATCACTTTAATCAGAAGATTTCACACACTTTTGAGCCATTATCCAAGCAACTAAGTCATTACACATTGaatcattccatttttggcataaaGGTCGCACTTCCATTTGTGTAAAGTGGCTTTAACCTAATAATTAGTACCATTGAGCTTCCAAATGGCTTTGGTTCTGATACACACCAACTCTAAACCTCAAGTCAACCCATATGCTTCAGAAAAAGCAATGCAAAACACTTCATGCACTCCATGCTTTTGCCATGCTTCCCACTTGGTGTTTTGTGCAAAACTCAACCAAGCAAGCAAACTAGCAAAGAACACGATTATTTTATGATATCTGAGGCTCCTTAAGCCCTCAAGGATCACTATAAATAGAGGGCAAGGCCTCAGCTATCCACACACCAAGCTTTCCAAGAAAAACTTCATTCTTGAGAGCTTTCAACCTTAACCTCCATT from Lathyrus oleraceus cultivar Zhongwan6 chromosome 1, CAAS_Psat_ZW6_1.0, whole genome shotgun sequence includes:
- the LOC127116041 gene encoding fe-S cluster assembly factor HCF101, chloroplastic produces the protein MQAVQASSSPHFSIHSPKPPHSSTWGGLLASSLNVKSSPLISIHSQREQSSLWTCYNKRVILKSSFSARAASVEVGTSSVSTGTAEDDVLKALSQIIDPDFGTDIVTCGFVKDMKIDKDLGEVSFRLELTTPACPIKDVFEQKANEVVAVVPWVKNVNVTMSAQPAKPLYAEQLPVGLQTISNIIAVSSCKGGVGKSTVAVNLAYTLADMGARVGIFDADIYGPSLPTMVSPESRLLEMNPEKKTIIPTEYMGVKLVSFGFAGQGRAIMRGPMVSGVINQLLTTTEWGELDYLVIDMPPGTGDIQLTLCQIVPLTAAVIVTTPQKLSFIDVAKGVRMFSKLKVPCVAVVENMCHFDADGKRYYPFGRGSGSEVVQQFGIPHLFDLPIRPTLSASGDSGMPEVVADPQGDVSKIFQNLGVCVVQQCAKIRQQVSTAVTYDKSIKAIKVKVPDSDEEFFLHPATVRRNDRSAKSVDEWTGEQKLLYSDVVEDIEPEEIKPMGNYAVSITWPDGFSQIAPYEQLQTLERLVGVSAEA